TCACTTCCTATTTAATAATATCACCTATTCAAACTATTCTAGTTTTGTTCCCTTATTTGAATCTAACTCGATATTAGTTATGTGCTAACCTattgaaattaaaacaaataaaggttAATAATGATGGTTAAATATCTCAAAACAATTACATATGgatgaagaaaataaataaggaagaaaaaaaagagaggaaatgaAACAGAACCAGACGCCGCGTCTGTTAAACAAACGCGCTTCTGTTTTTTGCCATATATTGCATGCAGACTATACTACTAATACAGTCTTTCTCTTCCTCTCTAACTCTTCACTCTCTTCCCATATTTATCTCTTTTTATCTCCATATTTATACACATTAATTTTCCTATATTACCCAAAATTACTTCCCCCGCTACACACACCCACCCCTCTCTTCCTTTTTTTCGTTTCATATATTATATAAAATTTCACATACCTTATAAAAAATCCTTTATTTATAGAATCCAAAGAAGCTAAGTAACGCTAAAACCCTTTTTCTAAGTCCACTCACATTACTGCTCAAACGCCAAACCCATATCTTTTCTTTTGGTTTCTTGTAACGGCGATGGACCAATGGGGAAGGAGAAACCTTTATTTTCCGGCGTCTCAACCGCACCCGGAAGAGACGCCGGAAAATAACTCCGACCACCCACCTCGTCTGCACGGCTACCATGAGTTAACCCCCACAAACATTCTTCCGCTTGCATCGGCCTTCGCCGGTTTAAGTCTTACAGGCGATCAGCCAAGAACGCCGTCGTTCGGTATCCCTCCGCCGGCGGGGAGTTCAATTGATGAGTTCTTGGACCCTACCGTTGATTGCTTGATGGGCTTTAGAGCCAATGCTGAGTTGCAGCAGGGTTTAATCCGGGCCCACCAGAATAATGGGGCCCACCAGAATCTTAGTGTGGGCCCGGGTATTCGGGCAAACATTCTCCGAGGAATGTATCCATGGTACCCACAACTGTGCGGTGAAAACTTCTGGAGATGGAATTATGACGTGGCAAACTACAatggcttgcatagcaaggaacCCATTCCACAGTTCCCAATTCTGCCATGTTTAAACCAGAATTCTAGTATTATTTCAAACGGTGTTTCTTATAACTATACGTTTGTACCAAGAAATTTGAAGAACAATCAATCTGTTTTATTGGGTGATAATGATTTGAGAGGAAAAGTGGTTGCTTTAGCAAAAGATCAACAAGGGAGCAAAATGCTACAATCTAAGCTTGAGAAAGGGAAGAAGGAAGAAATTGAAGTTATACTTAGCGAGGTGATTGACTGTGTTACTGATCTGTTAAAGAATCAGTCTGGGAGTTACGTTATTCAGAAGCTATTTGTTGTGTGTAATGAGGAACAGAGGACAACTATTATTCAGGCTATAACAAGAACTACCCTCCAGTTTGTTAATATATGTTTCAGCCAACATGGGTACGTGTGATGTGATAATGTATCTTTTAATTAGTTATCTTTTTTACTGGTATGTGTAAGTTTTGTAACAATGGTCTTAATTACCAGGGCTCGAGCAATGCAGAAATTGTTGGAGAACCTTAGTACTCCGCAGCAAACGTCGTTGATAATATCAGCTTTAACTCCAGTTGCTGTTGCATTGACCAATGATCAAAGTGGTCATCATGTTTTACAATATTGTGTCAAGACATTCTCTATTGAGTACACCAGGGTATAATACTATTACTAGTCCATGTTTTATCTGTGTTATATTTTGGCAGGATTCATAATTCTGCTGCTATCTATAAATGAATCATATATGTGCTGATTAATTGGAAAAATATACTATTGGTATTGCCATTTTCTTCCCCTGCGTGCCACACGTTTTATcaaattattattgaaattgagGCTGCATTCTATGTTGTCTTTAATAAAGAAACAgttaaaatatttcatttttgttcTCATTCTTTGGTACACAAGAGAACAAAGAATAGCTTCTGGTGTCAGTTACTG
The nucleotide sequence above comes from Nicotiana tabacum cultivar K326 chromosome 12, ASM71507v2, whole genome shotgun sequence. Encoded proteins:
- the LOC107798559 gene encoding pumilio homolog 15-like translates to MDQWGRRNLYFPASQPHPEETPENNSDHPPRLHGYHELTPTNILPLASAFAGLSLTGDQPRTPSFGIPPPAGSSIDEFLDPTVDCLMGFRANAELQQGLIRAHQNNGAHQNLSVGPGIRANILRGMYPWYPQLCGENFWRWNYDVANYNGLHSKEPIPQFPILPCLNQNSSIISNGVSYNYTFVPRNLKNNQSVLLGDNDLRGKVVALAKDQQGSKMLQSKLEKGKKEEIEVILSEVIDCVTDLLKNQSGSYVIQKLFVVCNEEQRTTIIQAITRTTLQFVNICFSQHGARAMQKLLENLSTPQQTSLIISALTPVAVALTNDQSGHHVLQYCVKTFSIEYTRHLLNEIANNCFTIATQKSGCCVLQSCVEFSHGELRDRLITEILTNAVHLSEDQYGNYVVQHLVGLKLPRVTETLLERLQGSFVTLSCNKYASNVVEKIILESGEVHSTKIIAELLRSPSASMLLVDPYGNFVIQTALQVSKGHIFNALCKLIYMNSASMQSNIYGKKILDRLCSKKEPLHCTRLYKRQV